The following DNA comes from Anastrepha obliqua isolate idAnaObli1 chromosome 1, idAnaObli1_1.0, whole genome shotgun sequence.
GTTAGGGAATATATGCTCAACTTTCTTAAGTACACATACGTTGTGACCAGTCCATTAATGCCTTGAAAGAAATCTGCGCGATGTACGTTCCGATGGTAGGCGAATGTCTCGAGGCCACGGCGCTCAGGCCATATACCTTCATTGCGGAATATGATGGGATAGTCTGCTGGATTTAGATCTATTACCATTTCCGGTTTGCCCAATATGGAGGGAAAGTAGAAAACGTCGCcatactttttttgcatttttcctaTTGCTGCAATAAATGTTTGTTTAGAATATTCCCctaaatggtggaagaagaataatgttaatgttaagcaatgaaattcgaatatacaaagagatacttttttaaaataatactctaCACAAACACAGTAAAACCTATATAATGCAATTGAAgaaggtaaataaataattaatttcattaatatatttattaacccTATTTAATACAGTTGCTTAAACGAAACcctgtttttacaattttatactAAACTTCGTCTGtaaagcttatttttttacaagtaaataaagatctacttttttgctacacttttactttttacaaaattttacttttattaaaaagaggCAAGACTTAAAGAATACAATCAATTAATTAGAAGACGGAAGTTAATCTTTTTATGTTGTCTATAATAATCAAGAAAATTCACTTGAAAAGgaacacatttttaatatttttttcaaagtgacacttttttttaatttatagaacatattcaattttaatttgaaatacttAAATGTGCATACTACTTTAAAGGTATTTGTTCCAActctcatataaaaaattcagaaaaaatttccaaattatcttAATTTGCGCTTCCATTTAATGTCAGCTCCTACAGtcttttttgatttggaattcAGAGGCGCACATCCCAAAAAATTATAACGAAAGTTGTCTAAAACTTAAATACATAGTATGGTGCGAGTAGCTTTACGTGCTGCGAGGCTCGTcatacctcgagtccttttcgCATTACTTGTATGGAAGATGAGATGGAATTATCTAAGCACTTTCTCCTTAACTGTTGGGGCGAAAATTCAGGTATCTTTGCTTTAAGTTTTTTGCAACACCTGCTGATATAAAAGGCCTTGATATTAACAATctaatgaacttcatcagcagcatgaGGCGATTAACGCAACCGTTACTCAGCTATCGTTCGGTCGTCATACACATATACCCAATCCCTCCTCCGGCTTCACTTTCTCTCCTATTAGTTTGAATATTCCTTCTTATTTCCTTTGGAATGGAATCATAAAGGGAGAACTCAATTTGGCCTCTCTCCGGGCAAGCACCTCAACCCatcccaacctaacctaatctaaaaCTTAAAAGAGAACAAAAACTTATATCAGGAAGCTCAACGGAAAATTGCCATTTATACTAAACCTTACCGCTTCAAGCTACATATAAAATTtaccagatgtgtgatatttaaacctgcTATATCCACATGTGTAGCGGATAAGTGACAGCCCATCTGTCTGAATTTTAGCCCGATGTGACCAGGCTAACTGAGAAGAATGTGCTGAGACGATTCCAGCTCACCTTCCAGATAACCTTTTTatattggtacactcttcatatgaacgtgtgtctagtttcatttcaatctgtcagtTCATTAATTCTTTAcgagccatttagtatcgacgtgtcacagtgtTTTCTACAATGgcaaaaatcaagtatcgtgcagtgactgaatttttatttttagaaggtttaaaagcaaaaaaaatttaccagcgAATGTTGAAAGTATATAAGTACTTtccgccatcaattagtacagtagaaagatggtttGCTGAATTTCATTGTGGTCGTACAGGCCTTGAAGCTAATCCACGTCAAAGACCACCAAAAACTGTAAGAACACCAAAAATCGCAGAAAAAATACTGGATATTGTATTGGATAATCGTCAAGTGACTAATAGAGATTTAGTCCAAGTTCTAggtatctcattgggcagtgtaagcaatattttgacagaAGTACTGCATTTTCTACCAGtcgaacaaaaacacattcgaattttgagaagataaagtggattttgtgcatctattcatcactatggatgagacttgggtctatcaccataatCCTTtgtcaaaacaagaggctaaggAGTCGTATGAACCGgattcttcggctccgaaacgagctCGTGTCCAGTTTTATCTAAGTAAGTGGAAAGCAACACGAGTAccacgtttaggcaaattttattaattcttcaTACAGTGTATTCTCTCTCAACGGGCACTCCCCATAAGCCGACACTTTTTTCAGTACATCCCACAAATCCTTAAGAATTAAAAGGCCAATGTTTTTCTCTTGAGCGGATAACCCTCCCATAGCACGTTAACTCTCTagtaacatattatattatgtcttacatttttcttctagacaGATACCTTCCATCATCGGACACATTTTTTAGTCCCTTAAATGTCCGTTTAAGAGAGAATACACTAACATGCATTTACCCAAAAGTAAGCGTAGCTCcgttcatttttgaaaattttacttacatatttttatatatacatatgtattttcatCACTCGTACCAAATTtggtaattttgcttatttataacGAAAGTTTcacgttttttccttttttggaaattaccgttatatggaAGTAGGCATttcacccattttcaatacaaaaataccTTGGACAAAGAGTAATATGTATTATACACCAAGTATGGATATGCCACTCCCTTCATCTCTCTGAGCATTTTtggtatatatatctatatctatctcgattccttAATGATgctacaaaaaattgtatgtgaataaaattataatccAATACTATGGGGCACAAGAGCGTGCGGGTGTAAACAAATCCACGCATATTTAAGTTGAATGAAATTACGCGTATTTAGAATGTAAGTCTGTAGATGAATTTGCCCACCAAAGGGTTAAGTAACAACACTAGAaaacagttttgttgttgtatgagctgtattatgattttattgcgCGATCACTATTATAAACGATTCTTAGCAAGCAATGCCATGCATGAGTGTTAtggatatacgagtatgtatgttgGGGTGCGTTcgctttgtttgatttaatttctAAATGCCGTCGTCGTCGGTTTGTTTCTGATATTAACAATGcgtacataaattaaattttgtatgttagtaaattaaataatttcttaataatatatagtatataaactTGTGGACAAAATAATATTGTAGAAACGCGATGTGCTGACCACTAGTgttctcttatttttttaattaactaaattataattaattacttttttaattattaattttctacatatagtagtagtagtagtatttatactttgcaaaattttgaatttacttatgtaatattcagaaaaaaaaaatatttacaattatttaacGACAATGGAATGAGCCGTCTGTCGATTCATTTTTCGTGCAAAGAATTATTCGGGTTTACGGTTTTTAGAAACAGTTAAActcttttcgaatttttatcaaaatttcaaacttttttatcagaattgAAAAACTATATATGCAAGTATATGTACGCAGTTTATAGCCCGTCAAATTTTGATACCATATAATAAAGTGTCTGTTTGAAGTGACTCAAATTcgcgataatttttttctttgacggtgttgcatattttcttcatataaaaaatatacatacatatataatgtgACATATCAATATTAAGCAATTACTAGGTAAGTCGTGCAAGAAATGCgctttaaaatttaatcagaaatcaaataaatgtgtttttttcatAGTAAAGACAAGTTCGGCACTTTAGCTTAATGACCCTAGGGTGATGCGGGCTTACaagtagatatatatttttctattttgtgctaataaaaatttattttttttgttcaataatgTATACATttccttaaaaatatatatatatttttttaatatatacattttcttaCCTCCTGGCATAAAACCACGTATCAGTTCGTATTTGCTTGGACCAGGCATCTCCGAAAACGGACGCGCATTTTCCAAGCTATCCGAAGTAGTATCTTTTTCACTTAACTATAAATCTCAATTCcgcacaaaataaattaaaaaaaaaacaaagaaaataaccaAGTAAATAATACCAAAcataaatttacacaaaaatataataacagtAATTGTCACAATTAAAGCAACCTGGGGCTGTGGCACCGCTGCCGCATATCGCCTTAACGAAGTTGCACTCAACGAACGTCCCATCATTGGCATTAGATAATGCGATAACATTTTGTAAgtacaatttaataattaatcaaacactttgaaaacaaatataaatacgcATAAAGCGACAAGCAAATTTCGACTCGTCACACTCGTCCGAAAAAAGTTATAACTGAGCACCTCAACGTTTCTCAACTAACTGATCAACTTGTTATAAGgcgcatataaatatttgtttgctaTCTACTTACATTGTTGCTATTCTAAGCAAAATAGGAATTGCATTTGTTAAGTGCATCGCGCAtggcaaatgaaaaatattttgattagttgttatttgaatattttataccCGACAACGCATTCGAGTTCAGAGCTTTCAGTTGATAAAGCGAAAAATTAacttatgaaagaaaaatgccaCATTTGCTATATTATGATAAATTTATGTAATCCAGCAAATGTTAATTCAttgtaaaatattgtattgttcttttatttattacttcctTTACTTCTGAATTAAAAGCCGTAATAATCTTCTTTTCTTTCGAAATGGTGTTCCTGTTTTTATACCAAGGCGTGTTCTACTGGGGTGTTAAGTTGGACTTGGTGATTGTTTGAGTCGGCTCACCGCGATTTGAgtgcgatatttttttttctcgtaTCTAAACCATTATGTTGCacccatatatttatttatttttgtgtttaatatTCGGATTTTagggaaaataataattttcatatgcCCGCTCAATTCCGCTATTTCCGTGATTTGATCGACATTTCCGACTGTTGGCCTACCAAATCTTGTATTTTCTTCGACACTAATTTTTGGCCACTCCGACTTCTCAttttggtcgcagtgcatagAATGTATCTCTTTTACCTTTACTTCCCGAATGTGTATAAAGATATAAGACACTTCTATGAATAGGGAATGGGGGGGAGTTAGAATTTCGTTTTAATAGTTTTGCTTcgtttttgatgaaattgaatccgatttttaataaatattacataggtatgtatggtACTTTTCTTTGAAtcgaaaaaaatgcttttatttttgcctaTTTTTGGGGCTCCTTTTTCTTAGAATTTCCCCCCTTCAAACTTGAGTTTGTTTCGGTTCGATCTGGACTTTTGGCCTACTATGAATCTGAAATCTCAAATGAGAGCTAAAATCATGGCACATAACGATCGCTGATATGCTCGTATATCGATCTGGTTCCAAACTTTCCATTACAAGTGATTTTATGTCTAGTGATCTAAGTATTATAGACCTGGTCGAGTAAGAAGTAGTCAAGTGGtaaggttttgaaaaaaattaacaactttGAGATGCTCAAtggtgaaaattttggtattgagTTGTTTAAagtgatattttttcttaatttatttttttagaatagagtctgttgttgttattgtttaaaTGGCTGTATTTCGTGAACTGGGATGTCTTTAATTTCAAACATACCacatgaagaaaaaataataaattccacaaaaattccgaaaaataaaattaataaaaattcctaaacatatattttatcttaaaaaattaaaaacaaaagattttttttaaatgttgaaaagaCCGGAAGGTATTTCACTTTGAGAATGCGACCAAAATTTGCAATGTTTATtaagtttcaaaattattaatagtttttcataattttttcagtttatttacaATACTCAAGCCTGTagataaaccaattttttgaaaaatttaagaccatgtcaaaaatacttgaatttttctttttcagttgCGGCAACACTGGTCCTCAAACTCAACATCACTCAGACCATTACTTAAATTCTACTGGATCTAGACATTCGATTCTTTAAGAATTGTCGCTCTCGAATCCACCCAACCTTACGAAGCTGTGCGGAACATTTGCCCAATATTATATTCTATACATTatagaaagtctaaaaaataaataattccgtTAATACCTCACATACAGCTTTCCCTCCCGTCTACCCACTACTTATTACCACTTTCAATGTACTCCTCCTCTattttccccatttttttttcaacagtgCTGAAGTCATCTTTTATCAGCTCGTTGCGTTTgctgttttgtgtttttaataatttctttcagGGGGGAAGTCGCATGGCGTAAGATCACGCGAATAAAGCAGAAGTCTTATATTGGGATGCTTGACTATAAACCTCTTTACAGACAATGTGGAATGGGTCAGCGCATTATCTTGCTCCGCTTTGTACTTCACATCTTTCAGCCATGCAGAATGCAAGAGCAGTCGACTGCTGGCATTTGGCACTTGCGTACTTCTTTCGTAACAGCTTAAGTCTAATATTTCATCAACCGAACCTCGTAATCTTCCAGCATAGAAAATCGTCTTAAGCGGAAAAAAGCATCTTACAAAAACTCTCACAGTTGTGTTTTTAGCTTCATTCGTAGTAACTTCAAATCGCATCATTAAAACCTGGAGCTCACCTAAGgtgaaattgaaaaacccttttatttattaaggaGTTCGACTAATGTGGCGGAAAAAATAATCAAGTTTCGGTAGGTTTTTAGCGGaaatacaagaaataaaaaaatttggaaaaggcCCTAAAATGGATATTTATATCTCTACATGCCATAATCATATTAATTAGTATGATcactatttttagtttttttttcttcgtttttgttttttaagtatatttatttattattttcgacTATACATAAGAACACCTACGGAAATCCATACGATACAACATGATATGATACAACAATTTTATCAAAACACGGAGCggttaaaaaagttcaaaattacaaaaaaaaaaatcgtccgaaattttcttttgaatcaCTTTTctaccaaataaaaaatgattttcagtgattcaaatctttattttgacctttgcgcgCTCCACTGCTCAACTGCTTGTATAtcgcagctgtctagttcacaagtgtcaaatatgattggcgtacaaccccatttgcaaaaattataaatcttccgatagactgattaattttgcgccaccttacaCTTACACCACGCGACAAAATGGTAGCACAtcaatattttgaccagttttcactatattcctttttttgtaatgttcataattttgttgttttaaaacacagcttttgtctaacaaaaactatgcaaatcaaattttcaagttttatacgaaaataggaaataatttctttttctgtcaGTTTGATAGCTTGTAAAATTCAAGTttatagaattttaataaattttgtacaaagattgaattttagaattttatgaatgctattttttgcagaaagaactatactaaaacaaaaaaaaaaacaaaacaaaagtagtCAAGCTGCTTTAGAATTGAATAAGgtagcaaattatttatttcgatggaaaagaaaaatttcggcATTTAAGGgctaagaaaacaaaatatcgaatatCGGATATCAAAAAATACTATGGGATAAAGATATGCAAAAGGCATTACAGtgcactttaaaatattttttcagttgaATGCTCCATCTCCCGCTCTTTTCTTTGCTCCTTCGTCCTCATAAGTTATTCTTTCCTCTCTGCGAATTTGAATTTCAGTGGTATCTGCGGCACAATCATAAACTtcatttcaaatgcattttctgTTGGataattaaattcaatataaaaatttcgcaCTAAACGCGCTAAAGTAATTTCCAACTCCATATTGACAATACGTTTCCCCACACAGCTGCGTGGCCCAAAGCCAAAGGGTACATACAAAAATGGATTGCTAATCTGACCTTCTAAAGCTTGAGCGGATTTGTCTTTGCGCAGCCAACGCTCCGGTATGAACTTATCCGGTTGGGGCACATAACGCTCGTCACGCATCAGTAAATTTGCGCCTATGGATATGTCGGTGCCGGCGGGTATTCGATAGCCGCTCAGCACTACATCACTAGGCAGGCGTCGCACTGTTCCTGGTAGAATAGGGTAGTGGCGCATGGCCTCCTTGATGCAGGCGCGCAAATACGGCAAGTTTTGCatattctcaattttaagttgTGAATCTTTTTGCGGTAGAATTTGTTTGATTTCCTCAAAGAGTTTTTGCTGTTTATCGGGATTCTTTGCAATGCACAGCAGTAGGCCAGTCAAAGTAGAGCTCGTCTGTGTAATCCAATGactgaaattaattttcatattttttatttagtttgcgTGGTTGCACTTACCGTATCAATACCAGCTACCATCATATCCAGCGCCATAACAACCGCAAATTTCTTATTAACGCGCACCAACTTCTCCAACACACTCTTCTCCTTTCCTACCTCCGAGGCGAGTTTGCCTTCACTATCGTGTTCGATGCGCTTTAACGCTTCGCTGATGTACTTATTGCAAATGTCGGTGAGTGTATCGAGTGTTCTCATCATTTCGTAGAACTTCGGAGTTTTCACATACTTCCATATAGATGGCTTAATTTCCAGCTCTTCTGAGAGTACAAAGAATCTGCGTACAGACTTCATGATAGTCTTACTTTCGGACGAGTCACGATTTTTATGTATCAAACCGAGACGTGTGTTAAGTGCAATGCCAGCGATACCTTCTAAAGCAAGCCGACTTAGGTCGTCGATAAAATCGCCAGGCACCTCAAGTGTAGTGGGATCGCGGATGTACCGAATTCTAATGGTGCAAGGGGAGTTGTTCGATGAAAGTAATATGCACActtaatatagtaaaaaaaaaaattatgtataccTTTCCAAAAATTCATTATTAACCTCTAGGAGTGTATTCAAGTACAAGCTTGCATTTTTCGGTTGCATCAGTATTGGATTAACGGCTGTGCGCATTTCGGCCCATTTCTCTCCCGAGCtagaatgtttcaaaataaatcaataaatcaGTGTAGAAATTCGTTATTAAAGATTCAATACTCACGTAGATATAACGCCCTCGACACCTTGAAAGAACTCGCCTCGATGCTTTTCGCGATGATAGACGAATGTGTCGAAAACGCGGCGATCCGGCCAAGCTCCCTCATTGCGGAAAATAATCGGGTAATCTGCCGGATTTAAATTGATTACAATTTCTGGCTTATCAAATACACCAGGGAAACGAAAAATTGGACCATACTTTTTCTCCATGCCCGCTATGGCGGTAAAAAATGGTTTCTTTGAAAATTCTCCTGAAAGTTGAGAGTGGTagagaaaaatttgtatacttttttgcCATGAATGAAATTTAGTATAACTATTTAAAATAGAACAGAGTTCTTAGAAAATGCGTCAGAAAATTAGGAAAATGGTAAAATgtagatttattatttatttattacatagtACAAactctacaaaaattttttagatttgTGTACGAATTGTACGTTTTAGTGAGATGCTTTTTAGCTGCTGTTTTCTTGTGGGAGATTCTTCACTCGACTTACTCTATTCAGAAtactttttttcagaaaaattaaataagcgaAATTATTTACTGCTAATGATGAAATTAAATCGGCTGCGTCTGCTATTTTGAAGGCcttgacaaacaattttttgattttagactTTTTGATTTAAGTGGTAAATGAGGCCCATTAAATAgtatattgaaaaagaaaataatttcgtattttatttcTCACTCCTTATTCTCATTCTATAAATCTTTCTACCTCGTTCTTACTGGTCTAATCGGAAACAAATTTCACAACCTGCGGTTTTTTAGGTAGTAAAAAAATCCGAGTAAAGCGCTTTTGAATGACTTTCtagttaaaaattcaaaacataggtacacaaaaaaacttttttgtattaCAGAGTATACAAATGTCTTCTTACCTCCAGGCAGAAATAAACGTATAAGCTCCAATTTACTTGGTCCCGGCACTTCTGAGTATGGACGTGCATTCTCTAAGCTGACGTCAGTTACATTTTTTGACTAAGAACAAAATAGAACAATAAATACGATTTTAAACAAAgcgaatattaaattaaatttatgacgCTAAAAACGCAGCGCATTCATCAAAACCTACCTGCTTTTCCGCTTGCACCGCATATGACCGCACCTTTGCAATAGCCAAATGATGCCAGCTGAATTGGTCAGCTGTTTTTAAGTGCCTTGATAACATGTCTccagttgtttttttattatagtatttATATGTTTAAGAGAGAAATTTGATGATGGTGAAAAAGTTCAAATATTGAAAGAATAATACTAAAATATACCAGCCCTAATTCGAACGTGCCAATTCGCAATTCTGCGAGACAATGCCACTAGCGACAAGCTTTTGCTTCTTTGtggaataattaataaaatatgcacaTACCATAATACTTTGCACTTTTACATTCACTATATCGATTTGTGCATGTTCTCATAAATAGAGTATACGTACGGCATAGATAAGTGACGCCAAAAGTTGTTTATCGAGCTTTTGCCAAccacaaattttttatgttcttatttttgcatattttttttcgattttgttttgATCACTTCATTTGTTTGTAAAcatattatatttgcatataagtAGAAGGAGAAAAGTAAAGCCAAAAGCGCAAGATAACGAAAAGAGAACAGCTCTTTTAGAGCTTTTTAAATAGTGAGCGATAACAACAAGCTGATCATGTTGAGAGTATAGGAGTGCTTGTTGTTAATATCCAGCTCTGGGTGTAGTGGAATTGAATAATTGTGCGAGGcttgtttgtttaaaaatttactgtagaacaaattttattagataCACTTGTGCTCAACTAATTAAGCCAGCAACATTTGATCATCACCAtggttatttattgttttttttttttataaattctaccTCATTATCTAAGGTAGATTGGTAAAATGGCTGAAGTATTAGCAAAGCACTAAGTCGCCGGTttaataccattatgagacctccagcaggcagatatctacagcagCCAGAACTGTTGAGGTAATGGAGaatattgatggaatttagGTGAGCGCGCTGCCCCAGGCTATCGAAGAAACGAGCATTCAGTCACCTTAACCGTCTAGCTGCAGTTTCGGATATTTACACAGGAAGTGCTCAACattctccttctctgaaaggtcgccCAAGCTTCTGCAATGCGAATTAAATGGCAAACCTAGCTTTTGAGCATGTATgctgatcgtccaatgaccggtaaacacagctacgagtttggaaattgaatgacgtggAGTCCGCAGAACTTTCTGCGTCTATTTTTACTGGGGTCAAAGGGCTTGCGAAATAgtacacgaagaaatggagctccatctgttcTGCGCTTTGCTGACCGATGACCACGTAGGAGACCTCAGACCAATTCAATCGACCTCTTTCTGacaagttcatcagcaatttcatttcccgcTATGCCCCTATATCATGGAACCCAGTTAACataaatgttacctgcacacccaagagatttgatctatGCTGGCTCATTATAACTATAAACATTatacgaaatataatatataaaaatgaattttcgaaaaagcgtttcttttatcatattttaatattatatatcattcCCATTTTATCGAAAAGCATTGATTTTATAATAGCAGTATTCTCATCGTTGTATCTTCAACAAGCATGTGACATGCGGGCTTCCGTAgctttttataagtttttttttattttttatttagtttttttttcctaCATTAATCATACATACTGACAACTAAATAGTACATTTTGTAAcaattagttaggaaaattattaaatatatttcatcatggccagTGCCAAGACGAATACAGCAATTGGTCGATTTCTCTTCAGACGTCGTAAAGCTCTTATTTCAAGATGTGAGAGCGTATGGAagtctttgtttttgtgctggtatatttcgttaaaatatcttgttgatatcgcttttatttcttcgtcgattaATGGTATAATATATTGAACGTTGTATGGATGACATCATTTTTTGtgcactttatttttatacctaagatttttgattgttgtcgttctattttgtttatgtgagttctttttgcagttccccacacttgaagtccgtacgtccagattggtttaatgaccGCCTTGTATACTAGAAGTTTGTTGGAAATACTGAGCTTAGAATTTCTACCTACTAGCCAATgaaattgtcgaaatttttccttaatttgctttattttctttttgatgtgATCTTTCCAAGTTAATTTTGAGTCCA
Coding sequences within:
- the LOC129235531 gene encoding probable cytochrome P450 12e1, mitochondrial, translating into MLSRHLKTADQFSWHHLAIAKVRSYAVQAEKQSKNVTDVSLENARPYSEVPGPSKLELIRLFLPGGEFSKKPFFTAIAGMEKKYGPIFRFPGVFDKPEIVINLNPADYPIIFRNEGAWPDRRVFDTFVYHREKHRGEFFQGVEGVISTSGEKWAEMRTAVNPILMQPKNASLYLNTLLEVNNEFLERIRYIRDPTTLEVPGDFIDDLSRLALEGIAGIALNTRLGLIHKNRDSSESKTIMKSVRRFFVLSEELEIKPSIWKYVKTPKFYEMMRTLDTLTDICNKYISEALKRIEHDSEGKLASEVGKEKSVLEKLVRVNKKFAVVMALDMMVAGIDTTSSTLTGLLLCIAKNPDKQQKLFEEIKQILPQKDSQLKIENMQNLPYLRACIKEAMRHYPILPGTVRRLPSDVVLSGYRIPAGTDISIGANLLMRDERYVPQPDKFIPERWLRKDKSAQALEGQISNPFLYVPFGFGPRSCVGKRIVNMELEITLARLVRNFYIEFNYPTENAFEMKFMIVPQIPLKFKFAERKE